A genome region from Streptomyces xanthophaeus includes the following:
- a CDS encoding small secreted protein, whose translation MNKKIAAALSGGAALMLVLSGCGGDETDQKAGSWAKKVCDQWQPQLQKIEAANLEIKRVASESSKPDEVQKTDSAAFGTMTESYKAMADALRSAGVPPVKNGAATQEAAAKGFETTSTGYADLKAKTDALDAQDKTKFADGLKEVAGGLKDVTKGGQDALAQLKAGGLGPAINGQKGCQVAAASS comes from the coding sequence GTGAACAAGAAGATCGCGGCCGCGTTGTCGGGCGGTGCGGCACTGATGCTCGTCCTGTCCGGATGCGGCGGGGACGAGACCGACCAGAAGGCCGGCTCATGGGCCAAGAAGGTCTGTGACCAGTGGCAGCCCCAGCTTCAGAAGATCGAAGCCGCCAACCTCGAGATCAAGCGGGTGGCCTCGGAAAGCAGCAAGCCCGACGAGGTCCAGAAGACCGACTCGGCGGCGTTCGGGACCATGACCGAGTCGTACAAGGCGATGGCGGACGCCCTGCGGTCGGCGGGCGTTCCGCCGGTCAAGAACGGCGCCGCGACCCAGGAGGCGGCGGCCAAGGGCTTCGAGACGACCTCCACGGGCTACGCCGACCTGAAGGCGAAGACGGACGCCCTCGACGCCCAGGACAAGACGAAGTTCGCCGACGGCCTCAAGGAGGTCGCGGGCGGGCTCAAGGACGTGACGAAGGGCGGTCAGGACGCGCTCGCCCAGCTCAAGGCGGGTGGCCTCGGCCCGGCGATCAACGGCCAGAAGGGCTGCCAGGTCGCTGCGGCGTCCTCGTAG